In Anthocerotibacter panamensis C109, the sequence CAATTGCCCCTGTCGAAGGGCCAAAGCGGACTTCCTCACGGATCTCGCGCATGTCCTGGATGTCGCGCTCCAAGTCGTAGGACTCCCCAGCCAAAAGGGTATGCACCAGACGCACCGCCGCCCGAGCGGCGTAGCGACCTACCTCTTCTTCGATATAGGAGAAGACGACGTTATAGACCCCCGCAGTGCGCGTAGAACGGGTCCGACCAAAGCCTACATTCATGCCTGCCAAGCATTGCAACTCCAGTGCCACATGCTCCACTACATGGCCCATCCAAATGCCTTCTTTGAGGCGCTTCAGAAACCCACCCGGATGGCTCTCCGAACAGAAATGGCTATAGAGCGAGGGCATGAGGCGCTCTAAGTCGTCTACAAACTCCGGGAGTTCGTTTGTGGGCTTCTCCTCGAGGTCTTCTAGATCCAGTTGCATCACAATCAAGTTATGACGCCGGATGCTCCAGTAGTTAGGGCCCTTGAGGGCGCGGACACTCAAAATGCGCATGGGCAGGATGGAATGGGTGTGGAGTAATCGGAGCCCTTGGCGATTGCCCCATACTCACTAAGTTTTCTAAAGCTACCACTTTTACAGGGATGAGCGGTAGCCCTGCGACCAGATTTTCGGGGTGGAGCTTCGCTAGGAGCCAAAGATGCTGGAATTAGCACAAAAGGGCGGATTGACATCAACTGACTCTGTATAATGAGAGGGAATTTCAGGTGTGTCATGCTGATCAACAATTTCGAGGTTGCAGGTGCGTTTGTAGCGGCGCTCATCGCCGGATTTTTTGCTTTGATGCTCTCGACGACGCTAGGTAAATCCTAACGGGTCACCGCAACGGCTATGACCACGCTCATCTGTCCTAATTACCATCTTGCGCTCTCGGGAGCCCGGTTCTCTTGGGAGCGTTTACCCTAGAGGCTGTTGTGTCCTTGGTGAGACCGCGTCGGGCTGTATTTTTTAATGGCCTTGTCGTTCTAATTTTGGCCCTCCTGTGCGGGGTGGTCTACAACAATATTCTCCATCTCTATACCTACCACCTCCAACAGCAGACCCGTAGCGCCCAGGTTTCGCAGGAGCTAGGACGGACTCAAGCAGGTTACAAGCGAGCCAACCGGCGTTTTGAGCGGTCCTTTGATGCGGCGCAGGCTCCTGCGCTCCTCAAGGAGAAGTATGGTCTGGTCAACCCCCGTGACTTACAGATCAAGTGGGAAAAGAATCCGTCCTGAATGGGCGATCTGGTCAACCGCCTTTGCAGGGTCTAGCACAGCTCACAATGCCCCCAGCCTTACCCATTGAGAGAAAAACTAGGGGCACCGAATTTACGCTCCTGCCGCCTCTTTAGCCGCGTACATGACCTCCAGCGTGATCTTGCTGAACTTCTGTTCGCGGGCGAACTTTTCGGTGTTGCGCTTGACTTTAGAGCGGACGAAACCGGGGACTTTTCCTAACTCCTTCGTCGAAGCCATATCCCACTCCAGGTCCGTGTCGGCGGTGAGTGCTTTGGTGATCACTTCCTTAGTATCGTGACCGCTGAAGACCTCCAGCATATGGTCCTCCATGCCCAGGGTGAAGGAGTTGTACACCAAGTCCGCAATATGATTCGTGCCCTCGTAGCCCAGAAAAGGACGATAGCCGACCGGAAAATTTTGGATGTGGATCGGAGACGAGATGACGCCGCAGGGAATATTGAGGCGCTTGCCGATGTGCCGCTCCATCTGCGTGCCAAAAATAGCGGCGGGTTCGGCTTTGGCGATCATGTTTCCAATCAAGGCATGGTCATCAGTGGCGACAACCTGTTCGCAGTACTCGCTCACTTCCTTCTTCAGCCATTCCTCGTCGTACTTGCAAAACGTCCCACAGAAGACTACCGTGACATTCATTTCGCGTGCGAGGATCTTGGTCATAGCGGCGGCGTGGGTGGTGTCCCCGAAGACGACGACACGCTTACCCTGGAGATTTTGACAGTCAATGGAGCGCGAGAACCAAGCCATCTGCGAAACTTCAAAGGTCTGGTGCTTGATGTAGGGCTCGTAGTCTACGGTATGCCCCTGCTCGGACAGGATTTGCTGGATACGACGCACAAACCGAGCCGTCTCGACTACCCCCATCGGCGTGATGTCGATGTAGGGCTGACCACAGCGCTCTTGGAGGTACTGCGCCGCCAAGGGACCAATTTCGCGGTAGGGGGCGACGTTAAACCAAGCTTTGCTCAGGTTCTTCAGTTCGGCGATGGAGCAGCCCTTGGGCGCGACGACATTGACGGCGATACCTAAGTCTTCAAAGAGCTTGCGCAACTCTTTAATGTCGTGGTCGTTGTGAAACCCAAGCGTTGTACTGCCTAGGATGTTGACGGAGGGTTGGGCTGTGCGTTCGGGCAAGGTCTCCATTTTGTCCAGGTAAAAACTGATGACCTGAGCTAAAGTCCGGTCTGCCGCCTGAAGTTCGTTGACCCGGTAGTGGTTCACGTCAGCTAGCATCACAGCGGCATCGCTGCTGAGTTGAGCACGGGCGACAAAGTTGGTGAGGTCCTCTTGGAGAATGCTGGAGGTGCAGGTGGGCGTGAGGATGATGAGATCCGGGGTGTCCTCTTTGTCCTTGCGCACGATGTTATCCACCACTTTGTCTTGGGAACCGCGCCCCAACACCTTGCGGTCCACTACTGAGGTGGTCACGGGGGTAAACTCCCGCTCGCGCTCTAGCATGGAGCGCATGACATTGAAATAGTCATCCCCAAGGGGCGCGTGCATAATAGCCTGGACATTCTTGAAAGAACTGGCGATGCGCAGGGTGCCGATGTGGGCGGGACCAGCATACATCCAGTAGGCAAGTTTCATAGTTCAAGGACTCCTGGGTTCGGGCTCGTTGGGTTTGCTTGCAGTCACTGGGAAACTGTCTCCCAGTATGCCGGAGTTCGCTCCGGCGTGGCGTCTGGAACTTATTATAGGAGGGCTCTTTGGCAGGGAGCGCGGCGCAGGGCCAACGTTACATTAATTTACAAGATAAGGACGGCGTTTGCTCAGGCTGTTGTGGGGTTGGGATGAGCTACCCTCCGAGTCAAGGCGAGCAAGTCCTCGGGATTGAGGAAAGGGAGTCGCAGCCGGTCCCATTCCTCTAAAGCTGCTACCCTGCGCTCGGCGACCAACTGCGCTAGCCTACTTTCCTGGTGGTCGGGGAACTCTCGAGTCAGTACGTTGGATAGTACTTGTGCATCCTGGATCGTGCCCAAAACGTCCTGGAGCTTTTTAACGGTCTCCAGCCAGCGGCTGAAGTCTTCTCCATAAAAAGGCGTGAGAAATTCAGCCTGATAGCGAGCGTGCTTGAGTTCTTTGCGCAGGTCGTGGAGGACATGATCTTCCTCCGTTGCTCCCGTCAAAAACCAACCCGGATGCAGTACCAGACGCGCCAAGAGGGGGCTGAGCAGGTAGGGGACCAAAGGGAAGAGGGTGCGCGTGGCAAGGGGTGTATAGACTGGTTGCGCGAGCCAGGTTTCACAGGCTTTTTTTAGTTTGCGGTAGCGGGAGCCTGCTAGGACTGCTGATGTCCGGCTCAATCCCTTGCGCCGGTATTTCTGTAGGACAGTTCCCAGTTGGTGGATCTGAGGCTGGTCTTCGGCTTCCAGTTGAGGTCGATAGTACCCCTCCAGACCATCCATTTGCACATCCAGATCGCGTAGCTCACCGAGAATCTGAGCGATATCACGGACGCGCTTCCCGCTGAGCGCCGGAGGTAAGATCACTACAGGGGCAAAGACCTGGAGGGCTGTGCGCAAGCGGCGACAGCTCACCCGCATTTTGTGCAGCGGCTCGGGGTCCTCATCGGCTAGGACAGCAGCTTCTTGGTGGACCAGGTGCTCATACTGCGTCTGGAGAATCCCATGGGCATAGGTCCCAAAGCTGATTTCATGGAGTCCTTCAGTCACGGTGAAATACCTGTGGACGATCCCTGGGATACCACTTTAGCCGAAGTCCGTAAAATAATCCCGCCCCCTTGTCAGGAGCGGGCTGTAGTCGCAGGGTCTTATCCTTCGCCTTCGGTCTCTTCTTCCGCTACTTCCTTCGTCGGATAGTAGAAGTTGCCGCGTTCGGTCAGAATGGATTTGCCCAGAGCCAGGGCTTTTTCGGCCCGCACGGTCGCCTTGCGCACCCAGTGGGCGCGGCGCTGGTCGCGCTTGGTATTGGAAGTCTTCTTCTTTGGTTGGGCCATCGTCGTGCTCAAACTGCAAACTTTCTCAAGATATCATGGAGCGTGTGGTTACGTCACTGCCCCTTCTCGTCCTTGCCGGTCCCACGGGTACCGGAAAAACCGCCCTAGCGGTCCAACTGGCCCAAAAACTGGAGACTACGGTGATTTCGGCGGATTCGCGCCAAGTCTACCGGGATTTTGACCTCGGCACCGCCAAGCCGACCCTGGAAGAACAGGGCGGGGTGCCCCACGAACTCTTGGACGTGGCCGATCCCCGCGAGACCTACACTGTGGCTCAGTACCAACAGGCAGCTCGAGAACACATTGCCCGCCTGCATCGCCAAGGTAAGATCCCTATCCTCTGTGGCGGGACCGGACTTTATATCCAGGCGGTGACCGAGGGGCTCCACCTCCCTCCCGTCCCTCCTGACCCCCAACTGCGGGCACAGCTAAATCTGCTGACCGATGCCCAACTCCACGCCCAACTCCAGACCCAAGCTCCCCAGGCGGCTGAGCGCATCCATGGACGCGACCGGGTGCGGATGCTGCGGGCCTTAGAAATCCTACATACCCTGGGCTATTTGCCCGAACGCACCCAGGACAGCCCGCCCTATCCGGTCTTGCGGGTGGGCCTCGACTGCCCGGATCTAGCGCGCTACACCCGACAGTTGACCACTCGGACCGAAGCGATGCTCGCTCGGGGCTGGCTGGAGGAAATTCAACAGCTCCAGGCGATCTACAGCCGAGATTTACCCCTGCTCAAGACTCTGGGTTATGCGCAGATGGCCCGCCACCTGACTGGGGAGTATACGCGGGAGGAAGCGGTCGCCGAGACGGTCCTGCGTACCCGCCAGTATGCCAAACGCCAGCGCACCTGGTTCCGGCGTTATCGGGATATGGTCTGGTTTGACCCGATAGGGCTCCCGTCCCTAGTGAACCAGATCCTGACCTTGCTCGCCGCCCAGACCCAGCCCATGACCCAAGGAAATACGCTGGAAAACTGATGGCAGCGGTCTGGCACCTTTCTAGGAACCTGGCGTCATCCAAGACATGCGCCGCCGTACTGCCCTCGAACTGGCCCTTGCCAGCGCCCTGTTACCCGCTTGGGGTGCTCCGCTGTCAGAAGACGCCCCTTTGCCTGAGGCTGTAGACCTGAAGTTTGCGCGGGTCGGCAGGGGGACTAAAGTAGCCCAAGACTTCCTTGGCTTGAGCTTCGAGTATTCGGACCTGGTCGCCTACCTGGGCCGTAAAAATCAGGAGTTCAACCCCGGTCTAGTTCAACTTTTAAAAAATTTAGGCCCAGGAACCCTACGCGTCGGGGGCGCGAGCACAGACGGGACCTGCTGGGGCTTGGTTCCTGGTCCGGGGGGGCGTCCGGGGTGCTTTTTTACCCTAGTCCCCTTCTTGGTGCGCAAACTGGGAGCGTTGGCCCAACAGACAGGTTGGCGGCTCATTGCGGGGATAAATCTGGCCCAAAACGACCCTGAAGTCGCTCAAGAACTGGTGCAGGGCTTCCTCGCGGGGATTCCCCGCGCCCAGATCCTGGCCTTTGAATTAGGAAACGAACCGGACCTCTACGCCC encodes:
- the psaM gene encoding photosystem I reaction center subunit XII; translation: MLINNFEVAGAFVAALIAGFFALMLSTTLGKS
- the bchB gene encoding ferredoxin:protochlorophyllide reductase (ATP-dependent) subunit B, producing MKLAYWMYAGPAHIGTLRIASSFKNVQAIMHAPLGDDYFNVMRSMLEREREFTPVTTSVVDRKVLGRGSQDKVVDNIVRKDKEDTPDLIILTPTCTSSILQEDLTNFVARAQLSSDAAVMLADVNHYRVNELQAADRTLAQVISFYLDKMETLPERTAQPSVNILGSTTLGFHNDHDIKELRKLFEDLGIAVNVVAPKGCSIAELKNLSKAWFNVAPYREIGPLAAQYLQERCGQPYIDITPMGVVETARFVRRIQQILSEQGHTVDYEPYIKHQTFEVSQMAWFSRSIDCQNLQGKRVVVFGDTTHAAAMTKILAREMNVTVVFCGTFCKYDEEWLKKEVSEYCEQVVATDDHALIGNMIAKAEPAAIFGTQMERHIGKRLNIPCGVISSPIHIQNFPVGYRPFLGYEGTNHIADLVYNSFTLGMEDHMLEVFSGHDTKEVITKALTADTDLEWDMASTKELGKVPGFVRSKVKRNTEKFAREQKFSKITLEVMYAAKEAAGA
- a CDS encoding CHAD domain-containing protein, which translates into the protein MTEGLHEISFGTYAHGILQTQYEHLVHQEAAVLADEDPEPLHKMRVSCRRLRTALQVFAPVVILPPALSGKRVRDIAQILGELRDLDVQMDGLEGYYRPQLEAEDQPQIHQLGTVLQKYRRKGLSRTSAVLAGSRYRKLKKACETWLAQPVYTPLATRTLFPLVPYLLSPLLARLVLHPGWFLTGATEEDHVLHDLRKELKHARYQAEFLTPFYGEDFSRWLETVKKLQDVLGTIQDAQVLSNVLTREFPDHQESRLAQLVAERRVAALEEWDRLRLPFLNPEDLLALTRRVAHPNPTTA
- the rpmF gene encoding 50S ribosomal protein L32, encoding MAQPKKKTSNTKRDQRRAHWVRKATVRAEKALALGKSILTERGNFYYPTKEVAEEETEGEG
- the miaA gene encoding tRNA (adenosine(37)-N6)-dimethylallyltransferase MiaA, with the protein product MVTSLPLLVLAGPTGTGKTALAVQLAQKLETTVISADSRQVYRDFDLGTAKPTLEEQGGVPHELLDVADPRETYTVAQYQQAAREHIARLHRQGKIPILCGGTGLYIQAVTEGLHLPPVPPDPQLRAQLNLLTDAQLHAQLQTQAPQAAERIHGRDRVRMLRALEILHTLGYLPERTQDSPPYPVLRVGLDCPDLARYTRQLTTRTEAMLARGWLEEIQQLQAIYSRDLPLLKTLGYAQMARHLTGEYTREEAVAETVLRTRQYAKRQRTWFRRYRDMVWFDPIGLPSLVNQILTLLAAQTQPMTQGNTLEN